The following coding sequences are from one Apodemus sylvaticus chromosome X, mApoSyl1.1, whole genome shotgun sequence window:
- the LOC127674939 gene encoding 60S ribosomal protein L7a-like codes for MPKGKKAKGKKVAPAPAIVKKQEAKKVVNPLFEKRPKNFGIGQDIQPKRDLTRFLKWSHYIRLQRQRAILYERLKVPPAINQFTQALDRQTATQLLKLAHKHRPEKKQKKQRLLARAEKKAPGKGDIPTRIQPVLQAGVNTVTTLVENKKAQLVAIAHDVDPIELVACLPALCRKMGVPYCIIKGKARLGHLVHRKTCTTVAFTQVNSEDKGALAKLEEAIRINYNDSYDEICRHWGGNVLGS; via the coding sequence atgcccaaaggaaagaaggccaaggGGAAGAAGGTGGCCCCAGCCCCCGCCATCGTCAAGAAACAGGAGGCCAAGAAGGTGGTCAAtcctttgtttgagaaaaggcccAAGAACTTCGGCATTGGGCAGGACATCCAGCCCAAAAGAGACCTAACACGCTTCCTCAAATGGTCCCACTACATCAGGCTGCAGCGGCAAAGAGCCATCCTCTATGAGCGGCTCAAAGTACCTCCTGCCATTAACCagttcacccaggccctggacaggcAAACAGCGACTCAGCTGCTTAAGCTTGCCCACAAGCACAGGCCAGAGAAAAAGCAGAAGAAGCAAAGGCTACTGGCCCGTGCTGAGAAGAAAGCCCCTGGCAAAGGAGATATCCCAACTAGGATACAACCTGTCCTCCAAGCAGGAGTCAACACAGTCACCACTTTggtggagaacaagaaggctcagctggtggCAATTGCCCATGATGTAGACCCCATTGAGCTGGTGGCttgcctgcctgccctgtgtcGAAAGATGGGGGTACCCTACTGCATCatcaagggaaaggccaggctggggcacctggtccacaggaagacttgcaccactgttgccttcacacaggttaaCTCAGAAGACAAAGGTGCTCTGGCTAAGCTCGAAGAAGCTATTAGGATCAATTATAATGACAGCTATGACGAGATCTGCCGCCACTGGGGAGGCAACGTCCTGGGGTCCTAA